The Paenibacillus amylolyticus genome contains the following window.
CATGAATCGTTGCAGTACCTTGCCTTTAATATCCAGATCTTTAACCGGTTCAGCCTGACCGAAGGCCATAACACTCTTGAAGAATGAAGTCGCCGGACAAGCAAGCTCGGGATCACTGAAATAGGAGGGAATAAGGGAGAACTCTTCAGCTACCGTGAAACTGACCGAGGAATCCTGTTTGATCTGTTTCATCTTCTCTCCAGCCAGACTGCCGTGGAAGTAAAAGCAACCGTCCAGGTATACAAAATTCAGCGGTGTAACCCGTGGCTGACCATCCGGACTAACCGTTCCCAGAAACCCGAAGGAGCACTGATCCAGAAATGCCGTAATCTCTTCTTCTTCATCTACTGTGAATTCTTTCCGTCTCATGTGTATTCCCCCATCATTGAATGTATAATAGAACGCCATATCTTATGCATAACAATAGTTCATACATTGACAATGAAATAGATCCAATTTAGATTCACTTTAGTAGGCCAATTGGTCAGGATCACATAATGAGAACGAATGAAGAAGAGAGGTGTATGATGGAATTGTGGCTACCGATGGATACCTATGAACGTCAGCATCGATACAAGTATGAGGCATTGTACCATGCGTTACGTGATGCCATTCATGCAGGAACATTGGTGGGAGGCACGAGACTTCCTTCCACCCGTGAGTTGGCAAGACAATATGAGATGTCACGTGGTTCGGTAGCACAGGTATACGACATGCTGCTTGCGGATGGTTATGTCCATGCACATCGGGGAAGAGGAACCTTTGTAACCGAAACATTATCCACCCGGGAAAATGAGAAACAGGAAGCTGTTCTCAGGCTGTCTCCCTGGGGCGAGCGGGTACAGAAGTTGAACAAGGAACATGATGTCCTGCAGACTCAGATGTCTTCATCCAGTCCGTCTGTCATTAATTTTCAAATGGCGCGCATGCCCGCAGAGCATTTCCCGCTAGGG
Protein-coding sequences here:
- a CDS encoding pyridoxamine 5'-phosphate oxidase family protein, which codes for MRRKEFTVDEEEEITAFLDQCSFGFLGTVSPDGQPRVTPLNFVYLDGCFYFHGSLAGEKMKQIKQDSSVSFTVAEEFSLIPSYFSDPELACPATSFFKSVMAFGQAEPVKDLDIKGKVLQRFMEKLQPQGGYVPIDATDSRYTGNLKAVAVVRIIPERISAKFKFGQNLSSERFDHLSGQLEQRNEGRDAETAEMMRKYCPFHQQ